GCACAGTCCTCGAGAACGCCTTAGATTCTGCTCTCTCTTCATGGTCAAACGGATCTCCCTCTCAATGGGAGTCTCATTTGGAGGAGATTCAGAAAGCTGAGGAGCATCAGTATCATGGCCCTCCAAGACATCTGTTGTGCTGGGAGAGAAATCAGCTGATACGCCACTATCGCTCTGGCTGTCATCAAAATGAACCTGCATTCTGTTGACTTTCCCTTCCCCCAAACGAGGCTTTGTGTTGGACTGGGACTCTGCTCTTTGTCCAGTATTTCCCCGTTCTTGTCTTTGATCTTTAACCTTCTCCACCTGCTTTCCTTCAGTCCCACCTGTTTCTGTGAAACACACTGTTTGCTTTCGTTCTTCACCTGTTTCACCACCCTCTCGCTCTTCCCTTTTACTGTTCCTCCTCCCCTGTGGCATTATCAATGGCTCTTTTACTTCAGTAGAGATACAGGCGGAGTTTCCTTGCTCTGGATTGGTTGGCTTGCCTGCAACTGTTTCAAGGGGCGGATCAGCACCACGCACCTGTTGTACCGCCTCATTCTCCTTCAGACTGCTTGGGTTGTTTTCCTCAAGCTCCCCCTGCTGGATGTTCTCGGCATTGACCACAGGTTCAGTTGAAGATTCACTTTGGGTGCTTGATGAAGGCTCGGTCTTAGagagaagacattttgaagatcTCCTGAAATACGTCAGGTTCAATGGTTCATCACAACGGCTGTCCCGTCTCAGCCACTGATCCCTGTTGGTTGCAAAGTCCACAGGTTTGTAGTCTATATTTTGCTCTTTACTGTTTTCTGATAGGAACACTTTTGAGTCACCATGTGACTCAAGCTCATGTAACTCTTCATTGGCCACATTTGGTACTTGTGGAGAGCCTTTGTCTTCCTGTGTCATGGTAATAGGTTCCTCACCCTCAGTGTCATGCACAGATGTCTGAACATCTTCACTGGTGTCAGTGTTTTCCTTCACCTCATCCTGAATCTCAATGGCCTGACACTCATTCTTCTCTGGTTGGATATCTTCTTCCAGTCCTGGCACTTGTGGCCACTCCTGATCACCATTCGGGTCATTTTCATCTGCACTGCTCAAGTCTTCCATTGTTGCCTCAATGGCTCCATCTGCTGGTGAGGAGATGGGATGATCGTGAGGTTGAGGAGAGAAACTGCTGtcaggtgtttttgttttttctaaccCACTAATAGCTTCGTTGTCCTTATTTTTCATGCCTTGAATGGCTGTTTCCCTATCATCGGCGAATTTGCCTTCTTCGCTACTGCATTCATCCTGGGATTCAGATTTCTGAGGGCAAGTCATAGAGTCTGTTTCCATTTTGCAGTAGATCTGTATGAAATAAATGGCAAAGAGTACAATAACAGAACAACAAGCCAGAAAAGTCTTCCTTCATTTGATTGAATTGGTACAACAAAGTTGTATATTTCTTCCCAGACATGCTTAACTGATTTTCAAAACTGATTTTgaacactttaaaaatgtatgtgtatatatataaataatttttttttttttttttttttttgcatgtttaggaATCTATAACCATTTTATGATTCAATCCCAGCAGCTCTGGATGGCTAATATTAAATTTAGTTATAGTGTGTCTGTTGCTGTTCTCTATGTCAAATTCATTAGGTCATTCATTAAGTCAGATTAGTGTTTTCACATTAAGATCACCTTGAAATAGGTCACttgaaacaattatttatatttatatttatatttatttaaaaattgtttttattttttttatttgcatcagTCTACAAAGTAACTGTATCTTTTTTCTGTAACTGTTATCTTGTTTTCCTATCATTGTCCTGCACATTGATCcatactgtcattttttttattattggcatGTGACTTagaatttttaacaaaattaataaagttCGAAGAACATTAAACAGTGTGCAGGATCAGGAGTGGAACTTCTTCCACCTTCAGAGTCAATTAAGTTTCTTTCTATTATATTCATAATTCTTAAATACAAAATCAGATCTCCATGTAAGTCAGGtaatcatttttgttgttgttgttgcaaggAATTTGGACACTGTATTGCATTTTCCACTGGACGTAAAAGAAACACAAGGACTTAAAGGTGTGTCATAGCATAATGCTAATTACATAAGGAGCAGATTAATACAGTTTAATCAGATTATACTGTGGACATGAGTGACAAAACAACATGGAAAGTCTGATTCAGGAATAATACAGCAATAACAGTGAGGTATTCTCTGTGTCCCTATGAATTATAAAATGcccacaaaatatataataaagattTTGAAAGTATTTCAAAAGGATGGAAAAGATTgttgtgaaaatgtaaatattaagtgCATAAACAAAACCTTGTAGCACAGATCTATATTTAGCTACAGCATACTGAAAACTGCTGTCAGCATCCATAAATCCCAATACTTTAGGAATATCTGTAACAAAATGTGGATAAGTTCGTTTCTGGCACTTAATGTGCTTCTAAGTTAAATTAGTAATGTGGAGGGcggtaaaataaataatcttggaATATCCTTTTGATAAACTCAAGATGAAATTCCTTACTTTGTAACACATATATACTACCGAATTAATTCACATGACTCactgttatatataaaataagatgaaaaatgaaaataggcCTACCAGCCGATGAGATGAAGGAAAGGATGGAAGGTCagctgaaagacagaaagaactGAAAGAAGTTTTGATTTGCTTTCCCTGGTTTCCTTCTCTCTTAAACTCTCTCTCAGTACCTCCACCCCCTGCTCAGTAATCAAGGTTCAAATGTGTGCAGTTGATTTCTCTCCTACTTCCAGACTGCACTAAATCTGTTGAGTAGACCACAGCCTTGCATCACTAATCCAAACAGCTCTCAAAGCTCTCATGACTGAAGCCAGGGTTTGAACAGGGCATCTCTTTATGATTCAACCACAATACTGCAGGATCTACATGTAGctataatacttttaataatgttcaatgtttaggtatcatgaactaacaatgaacaataattttacagcatttattaatgtcaggttaatgtaaaattttacaaatacattttaatttcagttaatatgAATGTATTATGGATGAACACGAGTTAACCATAGCATATTTAATCgtaattacctttttaattaaaCTGACTAATAAATGCACTGAATGCATTAACTCATGTTGAAGAATTGAAAACATTGTAAAGTGCAATGTAGCAGtattaaagttaattaaatatttaaatataaatatgcaaaagGTTCAAGCTATTGAATATTTAAACAATCTGCACTGCAAACAGAATATACAATATTCTTTTTCATGCTTCATGATAAAAATGACTGTTGCCATTGTTTTGCTACTGTATTTGATTCTCTTTTATACATTAATaacttgcacaaaaaaaaaaaagacagtctTTGATTAAATTTCATTGGTTAGTTTATTAATCCTGCAGCTCTTCCTATCTAAACTTTCTATACAAAATCTGCACCGATTCTCATTCAGCTCTTTATTTAAACTGTACAAACAGGCACTCAGTTAAGGCACTGATAATTTACATCAAACTTTCTATGCAAAAATATGGTTCCTGAATTCAACTGATAACTTTGAATATTGATTACATGTCATAGTATGAAACTTGAATCACTACAGGAGCAGTCCATATGAATGTCAATTTGGAGAATTAATCTAAAACTGCTAATATTGATAAAGCAGTTTGTGCTGTTTACTGTATACTGGTCAAAAGTATATCAATTACTGTTAATAGGgtcacattaaagggatagttcatctaaaaaaaaaaaaatgacccagttaaaacactatttaaaataccttgtgtgttctgcagaagaaaaactTTCTTTGCAACAACATGAAACATAACTTTTCCATTCAGCATAACTATACTTTCAGGTCTAAAAACACTTCCACCGAGCAGTTGAAGGCACTGTAACAATAACAGCAAAAAGAAAAGATGTTATAAAATCGCAAGTAACCATTCCATCTCCGTTTTGATGCATAAACAAGGCATACAAATGGTTTATAATAGAGAATGCTACAACTATTGTAGGATGAGTATGAGTAATTACCCACGTGGGTTCATTCCCACAGTactgagaaaaacaaaatatttttatatggtaGTGTTAAAACCGTCAAGGCCAGACATAAAAACAGGATCATAATCAGACGCCAGAGGCTGGGAATGCAAGCAAATGGTGACacatcaacaacaacattcaCACTGAAGCCTTTTCCAGTCCTTCCTCCAAGTCAATGTGCTTTTTAAATCTTCTTCTTACACAGAAAAGAGTTACGGGAATTTAGTAT
The Carassius auratus strain Wakin chromosome 31, ASM336829v1, whole genome shotgun sequence DNA segment above includes these coding regions:
- the LOC113050900 gene encoding mitotic interactor and substrate of PLK1-like, giving the protein METDSMTCPQKSESQDECSSEEGKFADDRETAIQGMKNKDNEAISGLEKTKTPDSSFSPQPHDHPISSPADGAIEATMEDLSSADENDPNGDQEWPQVPGLEEDIQPEKNECQAIEIQDEVKENTDTSEDVQTSVHDTEGEEPITMTQEDKGSPQVPNVANEELHELESHGDSKVFLSENSKEQNIDYKPVDFATNRDQWLRRDSRCDEPLNLTYFRRSSKCLLSKTEPSSSTQSESSTEPVVNAENIQQGELEENNPSSLKENEAVQQVRGADPPLETVAGKPTNPEQGNSACISTEVKEPLIMPQGRRNSKREEREGGETGEERKQTVCFTETGGTEGKQVEKVKDQRQERGNTGQRAESQSNTKPRLGEGKVNRMQVHFDDSQSDSGVSADFSPSTTDVLEGHDTDAPQLSESPPNETPIEREIRLTMKREQNLRRSRGLCDTTDRTNEFVEIPLRRPILSLDPQIRPDPSNGKDRQFAGKKMQKEISEETEREKVLVELGRLPGFYDKGTEVQLQEKKQLFESFQELKESVATINRSASNSTAESAAGIQDVDVKQLLMQFSQNPPTPPAMAQFGGTNGNPPAARGPGLSEGIKGQIIIIESNAIPITAGGPNGGSKADGGSVKVMNSEGVRASSAEPVRARQSPNLEVTEDEDLSLVKENPFFKLRSSISLQSQVELDIKEAKKREQELQRQRNSLYGGAAMYTDEGSGEGMDFRTEIRVKEERGTSIQEIPPPQWTDLTSADPQLETFTTTTSVRQSTGKLDLTWPPSQSDEDQRQLSETTVKIPRQKNPLLERWESGMVNDWD